Within the Anaerotignum faecicola genome, the region ATAAGGCTCTTTCTGCGCCCCGGACAAACGGCGGACATTTGTCCGACATTCGTCCACCAGAGATAGAGATAGAGTTAGAGAAAGAGATAGAGATAAAGAGAGAGATAGAGAAGGGACACCCCGCCCCCGCCTATGGCCGTTACCAGAATGTTTTCCTGACGGACGGGGAACTGGCAGACTTGCAGGCCAGTTTTCCCACTGTATGGGGCCAGTACATCGAAAAGCTGTCCGAGTACATAGCTTCTACCGGCAAGCGGTATCAGAGCCATGCCGCCACCATCCGGCGCTGGGCCGGTGAGGACGCTAGGAAAGCGGCCCCGCCCACCCGCAACCGGGATTACAGCGTAAAGGAGGATGAAACCGTATGATTGAGATTACCGCAGAAATCCGGGCGCTGATCGACAAGGCAGCCGCCGGTGTGGAACTGGCCGGGGACGAGTATATAGACCCGTCAGACGGGCTCATTCACTGTAAGAAATGCGGCGGCCAGAGGCAGACCGTTGTGCCATGCTTCGGGAAATCCGGCTACTTTATGCCGCGCTGCATCTGCCAGTGCCAGCGGGAGGCTGAGGAGCAGCGCAAGGCTGCTGAAGAACGGCAGCGCCGCATGGAGCGTATCAAACGCCGAAAGGCACAGGGCTTGCAAGACCGCTATCTCTATGACTACACCTTTGCCAACGACAACGGCGAAAACCCATTGATGGACAAGGCCCGCGCCTATGTGGAGAACTGGAAGGAGGCATATAAGAGCAATATCGGGCTTTTGCTGTTTGGAGATGTGGGAACCGGCAAGTCTTTCTTCGCCGGATGTATTGCCAACGCTTTGCTTGACCAGGATGTGCCGGTGCTGATGACAAACTTCCCCATCATTCTGAACCGCCTGACCGGGATGTTCTCTGAGGACAGGTCGGAGTTTATTGCCAGCTTTGACGAGTATGACCTGCTTATCATTGACGATCTGGGCGTAGAGCGCAGTACCGAATATGCTATGGAGCAGATGTTTTTCGTCATCGACAGCCGCTACCGCAGCCGCAGGCCCATGATTATCACAACAAACTTGAAACTGTCCGAGCTGAAAAACCCGCCTGACCTGGCCCACGCTCGTATCTATGACCGTATTCTGGAACGGTGTGCGCCGATTCTCTTTGACGGGAATAATTTCCGGGAAGAAAATGCCGGTGCTACCCGACAGGCAGCAAAAGACATTGTAAACAGTAAGCACGATTGATTTTTTACCGGGCGGCACAGACCCGTTCGGAGAAAGGAGCGCCATGAACAAAGAACCCCGTACTATGCAGGCGGCAGACGCCGCTGCTGTGTCCAGAGCGCCGGAAAACACGCCAGCGATTGTAAAGAAAATCGGCAAGACAACCTACAAGGTTCATGTCCATTTCAGCAATACCAGCACAGAAACCATGAGCGATAAAATCAAGCGTATGCTCAAAAAGGAAATTCAGCAGATGTGACAGACTGATAAACGAAGCTGCCTTGTGCTAAACTGATGATGGTACGCACCAAAATTTTTGTCAAGGAGGACACGAAAATGCTTTACACAGAAAAAGAGAAGCATGAAATTGAACGAGTAAAGGAGGTCTTTGCGGAACATCTGCGGCAAAGCCCTGATTTTGAACTGCTCTGGTCGGACAAGGTAGGCTATGTTTGGCTGACGATTGGCGTAAATCCAGTCTATGTGGATACCGGCATCAGGATAGAATCTGCCGCCGATCTCTGCTGCAAGTGTTTGGATGATGTTACTATGGATGTTTTGTATATGACGGGCAACGATCATGCACTGGAAGCAGCCGATCCGCTGGAATTGGCCGAAATCAAGCGGCGCTGGGAGCCATATATCAACCAGCTGCCAGACTATGCCTATCTCTGCAAAGACCTGCTGAACGGAAAAATGTAATCTATCAAACGAGGTGTCAGGAGCCATACGGTGCTTCTGGCACCTTTTTTGTAGATTTTTGTGAATTTGATTAAAAAGTCCTTGACAATTTGTCTCTGGCAAGACCGCAAAAAGCATACTTATCTCATGCGGCGCGAGGTTAGCCCCATTCGACATTAAGGAGCTGCGGGAGCTTATGGAAACCGACGAAATGGAGCTTGACACCATAGGTGACAGAAAGACCGCCCTTTTCGTGATTATCAGCGACACCGACGACACCTTTAACTTTGTCGTGAGTATTCTCTACACACAGCTATTCAACCTCTTGTGCGACAAAGCAGATGATGAATACGGCGGGCGGCTTCCCGTCCATGTACGGTGCTTACTTGATGAATTTGCGAATATCGGGCAAATCCCCAAATTTGAGAAACTAATCGCAACCATACGGAGCCGGGAAATCTCCGCGTCAATCATCTTGCAGAGCCAGTCACAGCTAAAGGCAATCTACAAGGACAACGCCGATACCATAGTCGGCAACTGCGACACCACGCTTTTCTTGGGCGGCAAGGAAAAAACCACGCTCAAAGAAATATCGGAGATTTTAGGCAAGGAAACGATAGACAGCTTCAACACTTCCGAAACAAGGGGGCGGGAGCTTTCGCATGGGCTGAACTATCAGAAATTGGGAAAGCAGCTTATGACGGAAGATGAAATCGCAGTCATGGACGGAGGGAAATGTATCTTGCAGCTACGCGGGGTGCGCCCGTTCTTTTCGGACAAATTCGACATAACGAAACACCCGAAATACAAGTACCTATCCGACGCAGACCCGAAGAACGCCTTTGACATGGAAAAGCACCTTAAACGCCGCCCCGCCATTGTCAAGCCCGACGAGGTTTTTGACTATTACGAGATTGACGCAGCAGACTTACAGGAGGACGCAGACCATGAGGAAACGTAGCGCAGAGGAAAAACAAAAGCAGCTTGAACGGTTTTTAATGAATGTTGCGGAAGCCGCCGACGCTGCATTATGGGAGTATTGGCGGGAAAAGGAAGCGGAACACCGCCGTTTTGCAACGGAGTATGTCACGCGCCGGGGGCTTATCCCTCAACAGTGACAGCATGGCAGACCGCCGGGGAGGGGGGGACAGGGGAAGCTACACTTCCCCTACGCTGCCTTGCGGCAGCTACCCCTTTGTGAACTTGCGGGAAGCGAACACCTTGCTATGCAAGCTATTCACTTCCCGCAAGTCTGAATAATACCCGTCCGGCAGCACAGCGGGACACCGAAAGGAGGAATCGAAGCAATCACATATATCAATATCGGCTACATGATACGCGCCCCTACTTTCCGGCGCAGCACACAGCGGCAGGAGCCGCACCCCCCTACAACTGAATACCGCCGCGCCGCAGAACTTACGCAGCGCGGGGACAGCCGCCTTTACCAGAGGGCGGTTTTTTTATGCGGCGGCATACGCTGACCGCCTTTTGTCCGCTTGCCGGACAGCCGCAGACGCGGCAGAAAGGATTTATTTATGGCATTTTTCAATAGCGCAGTAGACGTTTTGCAGACCCTTGTTGTAGCACTTGGAGCCGGGCTTGGTATCTGGGGCGTTATCAATCTCATGGAGGGCTACGGCAACGACAATCCGGGCGCGAAGAGCCAGGGCATGAAGCAGCTTATGGCGGGCGGCGGCGTTGCCCTTATCGGCATGACCCTTGTACCGCTGCTTTCCGGCTTGTTCGGTTAAGAAGCGCGGGTAAAGGCTTATGCAGAGCATACTTGACGCGATTAACGAATGGATAAAGGAAATCCTCATAGGAGCCATAAACGGTAATCTGTCAACTATGTTCGGGGACGTAAACGAGAAAGTCGGCACTATCGCCGCAGAGGTAGGGCAGACCCCGCAAGGGTGGAACGCAAATATATTCTCCATGATACAGACCCTTAGTGAGAATGTAATCGTACCCATTGCGGGGCTTGTCATTACCTACGTCCTATGCTATGAGCTTATCAGCATGGTAACGGAAAAGAACAATATGCACGACGTTGACACTTCCATGTTCTTCAAGTGGGTGTTCAAGGCGTTTGTGGCAGTCTACCTTGTGACGCACACCTTTGACATCACTATGGCGGTGTTCGATATGGCGCAGCACGTTGTTTCCGGCGCGGCGGGGGTAATCGGCGGCAGCACAGAGATTGATGTTGCCGCCGCCCTTGCTTCCATGCAGGACGGGCTTGACGCTATGGAAATCCCCGAACTGCTCTTACTTGTCATGGAAACAAGCCTTGTGAGCTTGTGCATGAAAATCATGTCCGTACTGATAACCGTTATCCTCTACGGGCGCATGATAGAGATTTACCTTTACTGTTCGGTATCGCCTATCCCGTTTGCAACAATGACGAACCGGGAATGGGGGCAGATAGGAAACAACTACCTCAAATCCCTGTTCGCTATCGGTTTTCAAGGCTTCCTCATTATGATATGCGTCGGCATTTACGCGGTTCTGGTAAACAACATGATAATAGCGGACAATCTGCACAGCGCGATATTCTCCCTTGCAGCCTATACCGTTATCCTCTGTTTCTCCCTGTTCAAATCCGGCGCACTGGCGAAGTCGATATTCTCCGCGCATTAGCGGCGTGTCAAGGGCAGGGTGGAGATTTTCAGAGCGAAGCGGCGAAAATACGACCCGACCTTGACGCGGATAACCCCCATATAATACGGGCGGGCAAAGGGCATAGATTGACCTTTGCCTTGATTACCCTTATGGGAAGTTACAGCAACACCAAACCCAGAGAAAGGAGGTTTTCACTTGGCGTATGTACCCGTACCCAAAGACTTATCCAAAGTCAAGACAAAAGTAGCGTTCAACCTTACCAAACGGCAGATTGTATGTTTTGCGGCGGCTCTCCTGTTCGGCTTGCCGCTTTTCTTTCTGCTCAAAGACAGCACAGGCACAAGCCTTGCGTCTATGGCTATGATTGCCGTCATGCTGCCCTGTTTCCTCTTTGCCATGTATGAGAAGCATGGACAGCCCCTTGAAGTGGTGGTGAAGAACATCATTCAGACGAAATTCATAGCCCCCAAAGAACGACCATACAGGACAGACAACTTTTATTCCGTCTTAGAACGGCAGAGAAAACTTGAAAAGGAGGTATCAGCGATTGCAAAAGGAAACACGAAGAAACAGCGCGGCGGGAAGCGCAAAGCCTAACCCGCCCCGCAAGCTCACCCGCGCCGAGAAAAAGCAGATTGCGGAAATCATCAGACAGGCAAAGGGCGACGGGAAAGCGCACACCGCGCAGCAGACAATCCCTTATATCCAGATGTACCCGGACGGTATCTGCAAGGTTACGGGACGGAAATACTCAAAGACCGTCGCCTTTGAAGATATTAACTATCAGCTTGCACAGGCAGACGACAAGACCGCCATTTTTGAGAACTGGTGCGACTTCCTCAACTACTTTGACGCTTCCGTTTCGGTGCAGCTCTCTTTCATCAATCAGGGGACGCAGCGCGGCGAAGCGGAAAAGGCGGTCAATATCCCGGCACAGGAGGACGCTTTCAATTCTATCCGCACAGAATACCGGGATATGCTGAAAAACCAGCTTGCAAAGGGCAACAACGGGCTTGTCAAAGCAAAATATATCACCTTTGCCATTGAAGCCGACAGTCTGGGCGCGGCGAAATCCCGCCTTGCCCGTATCGAAACGGACGTACTCAACAACTTTAAGCTCTTGGGCGTGTCTGCCCGCCCCATGACAGGCTATGAACGCCTTAAAATGCTGCATGGCATTTTCCACCCGGAGGGCGGGCAGTTTGCCTTTGATTTTTCATGGCTTGCCCCGTCCGGGCTTTCCACAAAGGACTTTATCGCCCCGTCCTCTTTCCGTTTTGGCGAGGGGCGGTATTTCCGCATGGGGCGCAAAATCGGCGCGGTTTCATTCCTTGAAATCCTTGCGCCGGAATTAAACGACCGTATCTTATCTGACATTCTGGACTTGGAAACGGGCGTTATCGTCAATCTGCATATCCACAGTATCGACCAGACCGAAGCCATAAAGACAATCAAGCGGAAAATCACCGACCTTGACAAAATGAAAATCGAAGAACAGAAAAAAGCGGTACGCAGCGGCTACGACATGGATATAATCCCGTCCGACCTTGCCACTTTCGGCAGCGAAGCGAAGAACCTCTTACAGGACTTGCAGAGCCGGAATGAAAGAATGTTCCTCTTGACGTTCCTTGTGGTGAACATGGCAGACACAAAAAGGAAACTGGAAAATGACGTATTCGCGGCGGCGGGCATTGCACAGAAGAACAACTGCGCCTTAACCCGCCTTGACTACCAACAGGAAGCGGGGCTTATGTCCTCTGTACCGCTTGGGGAGAACCTTATCCCCATTCAAAGAGGGCTTACCACGTCAAGCACCGCTATCTTTATCCCCTTTATCACGCAGGAGCTTTTTCAGACGGGCGCGGCTTTGTACTATGGCTTAAACGCCCTTAGTAACAACATGATACTCTGCGACCGCAAGCAGCTAAAGAACCCCAACGGCTTAATCTTGGGTACGCCGGGAAGCGGGAAATCCTTTGCCGCCAAACGGGAAATGACAAACGCTTTCCTCATTACCGACGACGACATAATTATCTGCGACCCGGAAGCAGAGTATTTTTCCCTTGTGCAGCGGCTTGACGGGCAAGTGATACGGTTATCGCCTACGGGCAAGGGCATTGACGGGAAGCCCCAGTATGTGAACCCTATGGATATTAACCTCAATTACAGCGAGGACGACAGCCCCCTTGCGCTGAAATCCGACTTTATCCTCTCCCTCTGCGAGCTTGTCATAGGCGGCAAGGAGGGCTTGCAGCCCGTCGATAAGACCGTCATTGACCGCGCTGTTAGGAACGTGTACCGCCCTTTCCTTGCAGACCCCGACCCGGAGAAAATGCCTATCTTGGGCGACCTCTACAACGAGCTTTTGAAGCAGCCGGAGCCGGAAGCGGCGCGTATCGCGGCGGCGTTGGAGCTTTATGTTTCCGGGAGCCTTAACGTCTTTAACCACAGGACGAATGTAGAGCTTTCAAACCGCCTTGTCTGCTTTGACATCAAGCAGCTTGGGAAGCAGCTCAAAAAATTAGGTATGCTCATTGTGCAGGACCAGGTATGGAACCGCGTCACCGTCAACCGGGCAGAAAGGAAATCCACCCGGTATTTTATGGACGAATTTCATCTTCTCTTGAAAGAGGAACAGACCGCCGCCTATTCCGTTGAAATCTGGAAGCGTTTCAGAAAATGGGGCGGCATACCCACAGCAATCACGCAGAACGTCAAAGATTTGCTTGCTTCCCGCGAAGTGGAGAATATCTTTGAAAACTCTGATTTTGTCCTCATGCTCAATCAGGCGGCGGGCGACCGGGCTATCCTTGCAAAGCAGCTCAACATCTCCCCGCAGCAGATGAAGTATGTCACCCACACCGAAGCGGGCGAGGGGCTTATCTTCTACGGGAACGTGGTGCTGCCCTTTGTAGACCGCTTCCCGAAAGACACCGAGCTTTACCGGGTAATGACGACGAAGCCGGAGGAAGTGGGCGAAGCATGAACGGGCTGAAAACTGACACAATCATCAACCGGGACGCGCTCTATGCCTTGCGGGAGCTTCCAGAGGAAAGCGTACACTGTTGCGTCACAAGCCCGCCCTACTATGCGCTTAGGGATTACGGGCTTGATATGCAGATTGGGCGGGAGGACACGCCGGAGCAGTACATTGACAGGCTGACCGAGGTTTTCCGCGAGCTGCGCCGGGTACTGCGTTCTGACGGTACGCTCTGGCTGAATATCGCGGACACCTACTGCGGCACAGGAAATAAAGGCTACCATGCAGACCCGAAGAACCCGAAAGGCAGAAACGGACAGCAGATTGCAAGAAACAACCGCGTTTCCGGCTGCAAACAAAAGGACTTAATCGGTATCCCTTGGCTTTTAGCCTTTGCCCTACGCGCTGACGGGTGGTATTTACGGAGCGACATTATCTGGCAGAAAGAAAACCCCATGCCGGAGAGCGTGAAAGACCGCC harbors:
- a CDS encoding Maff2 family mobile element protein, translating into MAFFNSAVDVLQTLVVALGAGLGIWGVINLMEGYGNDNPGAKSQGMKQLMAGGGVALIGMTLVPLLSGLFG
- a CDS encoding ATP-binding protein → MIEITAEIRALIDKAAAGVELAGDEYIDPSDGLIHCKKCGGQRQTVVPCFGKSGYFMPRCICQCQREAEEQRKAAEERQRRMERIKRRKAQGLQDRYLYDYTFANDNGENPLMDKARAYVENWKEAYKSNIGLLLFGDVGTGKSFFAGCIANALLDQDVPVLMTNFPIILNRLTGMFSEDRSEFIASFDEYDLLIIDDLGVERSTEYAMEQMFFVIDSRYRSRRPMIITTNLKLSELKNPPDLAHARIYDRILERCAPILFDGNNFREENAGATRQAAKDIVNSKHD
- a CDS encoding VirB6/TrbL-like conjugal transfer protein, CD1112 family, yielding MQSILDAINEWIKEILIGAINGNLSTMFGDVNEKVGTIAAEVGQTPQGWNANIFSMIQTLSENVIVPIAGLVITYVLCYELISMVTEKNNMHDVDTSMFFKWVFKAFVAVYLVTHTFDITMAVFDMAQHVVSGAAGVIGGSTEIDVAAALASMQDGLDAMEIPELLLLVMETSLVSLCMKIMSVLITVILYGRMIEIYLYCSVSPIPFATMTNREWGQIGNNYLKSLFAIGFQGFLIMICVGIYAVLVNNMIIADNLHSAIFSLAAYTVILCFSLFKSGALAKSIFSAH
- a CDS encoding VirB4-like conjugal transfer ATPase, CD1110 family; protein product: MQKETRRNSAAGSAKPNPPRKLTRAEKKQIAEIIRQAKGDGKAHTAQQTIPYIQMYPDGICKVTGRKYSKTVAFEDINYQLAQADDKTAIFENWCDFLNYFDASVSVQLSFINQGTQRGEAEKAVNIPAQEDAFNSIRTEYRDMLKNQLAKGNNGLVKAKYITFAIEADSLGAAKSRLARIETDVLNNFKLLGVSARPMTGYERLKMLHGIFHPEGGQFAFDFSWLAPSGLSTKDFIAPSSFRFGEGRYFRMGRKIGAVSFLEILAPELNDRILSDILDLETGVIVNLHIHSIDQTEAIKTIKRKITDLDKMKIEEQKKAVRSGYDMDIIPSDLATFGSEAKNLLQDLQSRNERMFLLTFLVVNMADTKRKLENDVFAAAGIAQKNNCALTRLDYQQEAGLMSSVPLGENLIPIQRGLTTSSTAIFIPFITQELFQTGAALYYGLNALSNNMILCDRKQLKNPNGLILGTPGSGKSFAAKREMTNAFLITDDDIIICDPEAEYFSLVQRLDGQVIRLSPTGKGIDGKPQYVNPMDINLNYSEDDSPLALKSDFILSLCELVIGGKEGLQPVDKTVIDRAVRNVYRPFLADPDPEKMPILGDLYNELLKQPEPEAARIAAALELYVSGSLNVFNHRTNVELSNRLVCFDIKQLGKQLKKLGMLIVQDQVWNRVTVNRAERKSTRYFMDEFHLLLKEEQTAAYSVEIWKRFRKWGGIPTAITQNVKDLLASREVENIFENSDFVLMLNQAAGDRAILAKQLNISPQQMKYVTHTEAGEGLIFYGNVVLPFVDRFPKDTELYRVMTTKPEEVGEA
- a CDS encoding PrgI family protein; translation: MAYVPVPKDLSKVKTKVAFNLTKRQIVCFAAALLFGLPLFFLLKDSTGTSLASMAMIAVMLPCFLFAMYEKHGQPLEVVVKNIIQTKFIAPKERPYRTDNFYSVLERQRKLEKEVSAIAKGNTKKQRGGKRKA
- a CDS encoding transposon-encoded TnpW family protein produces the protein MNKEPRTMQAADAAAVSRAPENTPAIVKKIGKTTYKVHVHFSNTSTETMSDKIKRMLKKEIQQM
- a CDS encoding phage replisome organizer N-terminal domain-containing protein, with product MSDNRKYYYLKLKENYFDDDSIVLLESMQDGVLYSNILLKLYLKSLKHGGRLQLDEDIPYTAQMIATITRQQIGTVERALQIFLKLGLVEVLDSGTFYMSNIELLIGQSSTEAERKRAARLQNKALSAPRTNGGHLSDIRPPEIEIELEKEIEIKREIEKGHPAPAYGRYQNVFLTDGELADLQASFPTVWGQYIEKLSEYIASTGKRYQSHAATIRRWAGEDARKAAPPTRNRDYSVKEDETV